The proteins below are encoded in one region of bacterium:
- a CDS encoding Spy/CpxP family protein refolding chaperone, whose protein sequence is MVNLTATLLLSTLLGAAQGGCQMMQGQGMMNQGMMGAGGMGAGMHYFRMLHNPQMIEILNLTEDQQTKLKNLRYSQQENALEIRQKLEKEELALSKLMDAENPNRAQIEAKIKTIGSLRTDLELLHAGMIFEVQKILTADQWKMLKDMRGGCGMGSGFPQGKPGMLEDDMDMPGMHN, encoded by the coding sequence ATGGTTAACTTAACCGCGACATTACTTCTCTCAACATTACTTGGAGCCGCACAGGGCGGTTGCCAGATGATGCAAGGTCAGGGAATGATGAATCAAGGCATGATGGGCGCAGGCGGGATGGGCGCAGGCATGCATTATTTCAGGATGCTGCATAATCCGCAAATGATAGAGATTCTCAATTTGACCGAAGATCAGCAGACAAAGCTCAAGAACTTGAGATATTCACAGCAGGAGAACGCTCTCGAGATAAGGCAGAAGCTGGAGAAGGAAGAACTGGCGCTTTCGAAGCTGATGGATGCAGAAAATCCCAACAGAGCGCAGATAGAAGCAAAGATCAAGACCATCGGTTCCCTGCGAACGGATCTTGAACTTCTGCATGCCGGAATGATTTTTGAGGTGCAGAAGATACTTACGGCCGACCAGTGGAAGATGTTAAAGGATATGCGTGGCGGATGCGGCATGGGATCGGGCTTTCCTCAGGGCAAGCCGGGAATGCTTGAGGACGATATGGATATGCCAGGAATGCACAACTGA